A single genomic interval of Dysidea avara chromosome 8, odDysAvar1.4, whole genome shotgun sequence harbors:
- the LOC136263295 gene encoding uncharacterized protein, whose amino-acid sequence MDKIQEAKSSGLTLRLSYTTISFTGSAGAGKTNFLNLLYKKKFEPYHNSTGVATSKNIISVKQAGVLGSGKESQWIEMNHDTMLAQLNSYLSSIEKKPSSSETQIGLPLFKSKPNVAVENDIAASLTSRGTPLLGKVWNMINLLDTGGQPEFISLFPAIKSSVALTFIILNMKGGAKSLDEPVLVAHSEDGKQSYDPYRLSMTNLDLVKLLMASSKDSSVKINPPILPNKTEGIEGNNSYRCYVGTHADKASKKDIESIEKKLEIVAHEFKCEKFLWEHENNSILFPVDNTTAGSDKEDPIAELIRSCIHELVEKRDIYDVPITWFILLLQIQKNTLEQNLKFVLYESVIKISQQGGLSKNEREIQSALLFFHMMGILLYYHDVPGMSQYVITDHQWLFDKLTSIVKITFKRAGFDKKAIEEFKHEGILQKSLIHQIKLSTDIPPEYFFQLLTCLKIVAPLTEDSYFMPCVLPSYTSGYNILEDYGSLQYSELLVQFSQCPLPQGFFCCFIVEIFQNLPKNWELPLHSTKKIRHTYSNLITFHTTDTGHAVCLFDKVGYIEVQIRHEDTSSAIHYEVQTILIKALNKACDHLQLQNEQLLLGFYCQCGRVDEKHLAMLPKQFDSTIKFIKCDDKKSKLTVEQTVWLTQSQIDLNASSLPKSNPNQDTRAKSTIAGGGSNSTDVCAKHKNSRFMSKPNNVTLTTQLSTVSDWKKLCVFLLDDVDGDIVPRIEQSNFYIVEKCRDAMIREFIKSGDVTWEKVLESLKLAGYRNLAIDIEKQLT is encoded by the exons atGGATAAAattcaagaagcaaaatctaGTGGTTTAACTTTAAGATTGTCATACACAACTATTAGTTTCACTGGTTCAGCTGGAGCTGGAAAAACAAACTTTCTTAACTTGCtttataaaaagaaatttgagCCATATCACAATAGCACAGGAGTGGCAACATCAAAAAACATTATTAGTGTAAAACAAGCTGGTGTACTTGGATCAGGAAAGGAATCTCAGTGGATTGAGATGAACCATGACACAATGCTGGCGCAACTTAACAGTTATTTGTCATCCATTGAAAAGAAGCCTTCTTCATCTGAAACCCAAATAGGATTGCCATTATTTAAGTCAAAGCCAAATGTTGCAGTGGAAAATGATATTGCAGCATCTCTTACTTCTCGTGGTACACCATTACTAGGAAAAGTGTGGAACATGATCAACCTGTTGGACACTGGTGGTCAGCCGGAGTTTATCAGTCTTTTTCCAGCTATCAAGAGTTCAGTTGCTCTTACTTTCATTATCCTCAATATGAAAGGAGGAGCAAAGAGTCTGGATGAGCCAGTGTTGGTTGCTCATAGTGAGGATGGGAAGCAGTCATATGATCCTTATCGTTTGAGTATGACAAACTTAGATCTTGTTAAACTTCTTATGGCATCCTCGAAAGATTCCAGTGTTAAAATCAATCCCCCAATACTACCTAACAAAACTGAAGGTATTGAAGGAAACAACTCATATCGGTGTTATGTAGGTACACATGCAGACAAAGCAAGTAAAAAAGATATAGAAAGCATAGAAAAGAAATTAGAAATTGTTGCACATGAATTTAAGTGTGAGAAATTCTTATGGGAACATGAGAACAATTCCATATTGTTTCCAGTTGATAACACAACAGCAGGTAGTGACAAAGAAGATCCCATTGCTGAACTGATTCGTAGTTGCATACATGAACTAGTAGAAAAACGAGATATCTATGATGTGCCTATTACATGGTTTATATTATtgctacaaatacaaaaaaataccCTTGAACAAAATCTCAAGTTTGTTTTATACGAAAGTGTAATTAAAATCTCCCAACAAGGAGGTCTTAGTAAAAATGAAAGAGAAATACAAAGTGCATTGTTGTTCTTCCACATGATGGGAATCCTACTCTACTATCATGATGTTCCTGGAATGTCCCAGTATGTGATCACTGACCACCAGTGGTTGTTTGATAAACTGACTAGTATTGTTAAGATCACATTCAAAAGAGCTGGTTTTGATAAAAAAGCCATTGAAGAATTTAAACATGAAGGTATACTACAAAAGTCATTAATCCATCAAATAAAACTAAGTACAGATATCCCACCTGAATatttttttcagttgttaacCTGTTTAAAAATAGTTGCTCCACTCACTGAAGATAGTTACTTTATGCCATGTGTGTTACCAAGCTACACTTCTGGTTATAACATTCTTGAGGATTATGGTAGTCTTCAGTACAGTGAACTGTTGGTTCAGTTTTCACAGTGTCCTCTACCACAAGGATTCTTCTGCTGCTTTATTGTGGAGATTTTTCAAAACTTACCAAAGAATTGGGAACTGCCACTACACTCTACAAAGAAAATACGTCACACTTACAGTAACCTGATAACTTTTCACACTACAGACACAGGCCATGCTGTTTGTCTGTTTGACAAAGTGGGATACATTGAAGTTCAAATAAGGCATGAAGACACCTCATCAGCTATTCATTATGAAGTACAAACAATACTTATTAAAGCACTAAACAAAGCATGTGATCATCTTCAACTACAAAATGAACAGCTTTTGTTGGGATTTTATTGTCAATGTGGTAGAGTTGATGAGAAGCACTTGGCTATGTTGCCAAAACAGTTTGATAGTACAATCAAGTTTATAAAATGTGACGACAAAAAATCTAAATTGACAGTAGAACAAACTGTCTGGTTAACACAATCACAG attGATTTAAATGCATCTTCACTACCCAAGAGCAACCCGAACCAAGACACAAGAGCCAAATCAA CCATTGCTGGTGGAGGAAGCAACAGCACTGATGTCTGTGCTAAACATAAAAACAGTAGATTTATGTCAA AGCCAAACAATGTGACTCTGACCACACAGCTCAGTACAGTTTCTGACTGGAAGAAGTTGTGTGTTTTCCTACTGGATGATGTTGACGGTGACATTGTTCCTCGAATTGAGCAGTCAAACTTTTATATTGTGGAGAAATGTCGAGATGCAATGATCAGAGAATTCATAAAGAGTGGTGATGTAACCTGGGAGAAGGTACTTGAATCACTGAAGCTTGCTGGCTATAGAAATCTGGCCATTGACATTGAGAAACAATTGACATAG
- the LOC136263298 gene encoding uncharacterized protein, with the protein MDENTVVDQLFCSDTDDDWNNSDEEDSFVHGEDSFVLDRLTREQDDDYGDVEENDREEEFSNDEEDIWEKTNDDYEADVSYCEGHDESSHPGPSGLHSGVSDGGMGSLEIEYPCSGSPVAYHGSPVSSSLRSRSSSPHAPFSPSDRGRDYSPSPSDPLSGRNRGRGRGRGRGTVSPMDLVPSRGRRKGTGRGRDLAIDNAYTLECCFTPVNDRRTIKNFREQLATKLMST; encoded by the exons ATGGATGAAAATACTGTTGTTGATCAACTTTTCTGTAGCGACACCGACGATGACTGGAACAACTCGGACGAAGAGGACTCTTTTGTCCATGGAGAAGACTCTTTTGTCCTTGATAGGCTTACCAGGGAACAAGACG ATGATTATGGCGATGTGGAAGAAAATGATCGTGAGGAAGAGTTCAGCAACGACGAAGAAGACATCTGGGAAAAAACAAACGATGATTATGAAG CTGATGTGAGCTATTGTGAAGGTCATGATGAGTCAAGCCATCCTGGACCATCTGGGCTACATAGTGGAGTGAGTGATGGTGGGATGGGTAGCCTGGAAATTGAATACCCCTGTAGTGGTTCTCCTGTGGCTTACCATGGCTCTCCTGTTAGTTCTTCCCTACGTTCTCGTTCTTCTTCTCCACATGCCCCATTTTCACCTAGTGATAGAGGCAGGGACTACTCACCATCTCCATCTGATCCTTTGTCTGGTAGAAATAGAGGGAGAGGTAGAGGGAGGGGTAGGGGAACTGTGTCTCCAATGGATCTTGTGCCTAGTCGAGGTAGGAGGAAAGGTACTGGTAGGGGTAGGGATTTGGCTATCGATAATGCTTATACTCTAGAGTGCTGTTTCACACCTGTGAATGATCGTAGGACCATCAAAAACTTTAGGGAACAACTGGCTACTAAACTTATGTCAACATAG